The Panicum virgatum strain AP13 chromosome 6K, P.virgatum_v5, whole genome shotgun sequence nucleotide sequence ATCCATAAAAAGGAAATCTTTTTCCTATGTCATTCAATTTAGTTCACTTTATATGTCATTCAACCGGATAAGTTGTCTTTTTTTGGGAATTGGGGCAGTTCTCAGTAGTGATATCTATTCATCAAGCGGTAAACAAAGTGAAGTTTCATTTTTTGTTGATTTATAAAACCAACCACAAAATGATATTTTTAAAATGATGAAATCCAACTTATACTCTTAGTCACATTGGTAGGTCTGTGACACTACTACTGCAAAAAAGGGCCATACATACTGGTTGGGAAAGGAatacttttcttttgaagtaaccagTGGATGCCCTTTAAGCTTACACCTGTTGGTGGATGACCTTTAAGTGAATAGTTTATTTGTCATGACTCCTTAATGGTTGGCCACAGAAGCTAAGTGAATTGTTTATTTGTCATGACTCCTTAATGGTTGGGAACATCCATTTGGTAAAACAATGCCTATATTTTATGGTTATTGTCTACAAACGTGAAAGATAGCCAACAATAAACTTACAGGTTGAAGAAACTGTCAATACACACCTTGACGTGTGGTTCCTCGGTGTAAACTGTGGGACAGTTAATCCTTGACCCTAGTGCCTATCATTCAACTCTATTTTTAAAGTCTTCCTTTATTGTATTGTGAATTGTGACTTGTAACAAAACCTCCTCCTAATACATGAACTCTACCGCAGAACACCCGTATTCTTATCGATCTGCAATCAACACACCAGTATTTGAATGCATGCACATCTGCGTTGGCGCAATAGACAACACGCGGTAAGAACAGAAACACCAGAACAGATCACGATATCCGTTTTAGGTCTAGAAGCATTGGTTATTAAGAAACTCCAACCAGAATTTAAGAACAACAATTTGGGAAAAATTCCCATTAGGATGTTACCACATTTGTCGCTTCCTATTTGTCAAGCTCGACGGGAGACTTCAATTGTGTGCACATAAAGCATAAATACTATCCTAAAAGAATATTCTCCCCTACCTGTTGAAACAAACCAAATCTTTTCCCTCGCGTGTCGCTTCCAATTTATCCGCTCAAATAAAGACTTCATTTATGCGGAGTATGATATGACCAAAAAGAATATTATCCCTTACCATTTAAACGGACCGAATCTATTTCCAGCACGCATCCCAAACGAGCCATGCAAGCATGTAAATTCAAATGATCCACATCTAATTGCCCCACATCCCAAAACACTTAGGGCGTCTCTAGCGGTCTGACGATTTGGGCCAGCGAtttagaggagagagagaggagagcagcAAGCGCTTGGGAAGGGCGCACTTGAGAGTGAGCAGCATCGGTGAGTGTGCAAGCTAGCAACGAATCAAGCGCTAGCGACCACTGTGCGGAAACTATTCATCGATTAAAAGAATCAAATAGCCTGCCAAATAGTCGACCGCTGGAGACACCCTTGAGATGGAACATGCATGTCAATATAGCAAACAAGATGATCTCGATCAGGTCCCTCTCACTCCAGGTATCAAATAACACACAGGATAATGGACACAGTCTGGATTTAGGATCACACAACTACCGATGGAACCGGCACTGATGAACCCTGAGTAGGTTTAGCACACCTAGGCATCAGCATCACCTCCCTGCTGGTTGTCCCTGAGCACGTATCCCCTTGGCAGGAAGGTGTTGAAATTGCGGATGAGGTTGGGGCGCCCCTGGAACAGGGGCTGCAGACTGCTGACCACGCCATCGACACCGAAGCTTAATTAAATTCCACACAAACCAAAAATGAGTCCGTAAAGTCACTCACATCCCCAGACTGAAACAGTGCATGACAGCGTGGAACTCCTGGTTCTTCGTAGGCTTGTCGGTGAACTCACGCTTCATGGCCAGCACGAACCGGATCGAGTCCTCGATGGGCAGCACCACCGGCTGCCGATCTGCAGGTGGCGGGGTAGGCCTCCTTGACGAAGAGCAAAACAGATCATCGTATGCAAAACCATTAGATCTCGAGACGGGTGAAGCAAATCGCAGAAACATGGGAGATTTTTCTGAATCGCAAGACCAATCAGAACACATCGCACGAGAGACACAGCAACGACACCATGATACGATGGGATATGGGAAACAGAGAGAGGGTGATGGAATTTAGGGAGAAGCGACTCACGGAGGGACACCGCGATGCACGGAGGGCCATGGCGGAgccgtcctcgtcctcctccctctcGCGCTTCACGCCACCTGTGCACCCCATCCCCTTGTCGGCAGCTCGATGCTGCGGGTGTTCCTCTCCCACCGGGACACCGGCAGCCGTCCTAGGGAGTTGCCCTCTTGACAGTGGGGAATTGAAGCACAGTGGCTCTCACGCTTCTGATACGGCAAGTAATAAAGGgcatcgccggcggcgtggccacCTAACAGAACATGTGCCCCATCGAGTCATGCTGTTTGTCCGCTTGCGCTCGAGAGGCACCGCACTGGCAGGGACGACTTAGAGGGGGGCTGCAGCCGGCGTTGGATGGAGCACGTGTGGGCTGGGGAGTGGGGACAGGTCGGCGCCTGCAATTTCATCGCCACCAGCGGTGAAAATATTTGATCGAGGGGAAACTTTTCGATGGAAGGACATCCTCCCAAGGGCATGATGATTGACTGACTGATTGGCCAGCTAACTGCTACAGATTGACTTTCACCGCTACAGATTGACTTTCACCCCTATCAAACCCGGGGCAATGGGACTGTTCACAgacgtggaatattctagagtaaggaatagTACATAGAATATACCTTATCTctttgtaactactcgtacaacAGTAGGACTAGTTAAtgtacatggaaactactcgacCTTATTGGAGTAGAACTCTAATAGTATTTGGCTAAGACTGTCCATATAACCCTGTCctccagactatataagggcgagcagggacccctccaagaCACGGATAacacctaagacaatacaaaccacaggacgtagggtatacGCTCTGGCGGCCTGAACCACAGGACGTAGGGCAATACAAATTTTGAACGataaatttgtagatcttgttgaggcctacaacttttgtatagaaatttttttgatttgagacaatttgaatttttcaaaaatcgcATGTTCAAATATTAATAAAAATTACAAAGATGACGCGCTTTGATGTTGCACGTCACCTATGTCATCACAAAGGTGACGGGCTTTGATATTGCCCGTCACCTTTTACTTATCAAAGTCCGTCACCTATACTAATTTTATAGGTGACGGACCATAAATGTAGCCTGTCACCTATAACAAAGGTGACGTGCTTTGATGTTGCACGTCCCCTATGTCATTACAAAGGTGACGGGCATCATTCTAGAGAGGACACCAAGAGGTAAAAGGTGGCGTACATCATCTTCGCGCGTCACCCAGATAACAAAGGTGACGTACAACAACATGTCACTTTTGTGCACGTCACTATAGGTCATTTTTTACATAGTGATTAATGCAAGTGCATACAAGGCCACGCAAGCCACTACCATGAATAtcggattgcttatccggcaagtccaccaggggtatgcccggtggtagatttgtaggtgaagaGGGGATTCCGGAGCCAAGAACTAGATGGTTGTGAGTTGAcgctagggtttagacaggttcgggccgctcgggagcgtaataccctacgtcctgtgttgtgTGTATTGAGCTTTACGATGAAAGGTGTAGATGGGATGAGATCTGCGTTCTATGGGTCCCCTCACGGCgcctttataggccaggtgcCGTGGGTTAGAAGTAAGAGAAGAGATCTACTCGGGTTGTTACATGGAATTAGGTCGGTTGAGATGCCTAGATATCCAAAATACACATCCGcgccttgatcctgatcctcggaggaaccttccGACGTCCAGCCGAGTGCCTGTTCGCCGGGTAGTCATGCAGAGTGGCCCTGGCCGAGTAGGTACCTAGTCGGGAGATAACTACTCGACTGTGAGGTACCCGGATgtacctccgtcaagcccccgagTGCTGAAgggcttgagcttgaatcttgatgATTGACTTGCGCGAAGTTCTTCGGGACTCATAATGATGTCTGACTCCCTTCAGTCTTCAATGGGATGCGCCCCTgggcgcacccgttgggtgCAGCCCCCGAGACTCGGAAGGTTTTGAAGAAGCTTTTCGAGGGTCAATACAGAAGCCTTGTTTGCCCAAATTTCCGGGTTACATGAGCACCCAGCATATCACACTGTCTTGTTTTTTGTCCGACTGGACCCGTTCAACTCTGAAGTCATGGCGCCTAGCTCCCGAACAGGGTCACtagcggagtcgcggagacacgccgagtggtaaCGGCGCCCAACCCCCTAGCAGGCTCGCTGACGGAGTcacagagacacgccgagtggtagcagcacccagcccccgagcagggtcgctggcggagtcacagagacacgccgagtggtagcggcgcccagcccccaagcagggtcgctggcggagtcgcggagacacgccgagtggtagcggcgcctagcccccgagcagggtcattggcggagtcgcggagacacgccgagtggtagcggcacccagcccccgagcctggtcgctggcggagttgcGGAGACACGCCGATTGGTAGCGGCGCCCAGGTGATTTGTATTTTTACCGTTTGGTCTTTTACTGCAATAGGCAGAAAGGTACCATTGGGGTCCCACTTCTTGCTGAGTATGACTCAGGCTGTTTCCCGTGTGATATTCGGGGTGGCCGTTGCAGGCGTGACTTATCCTCTTTAAAAGGGGAAGGACCCAGCCCACGGCGGCCTCCCGTTCCCTGGCCTTCTCGCTTCTGCTCTCTTGCCGTTGCCTCTTCGCCTTCTCACCGCCAGTCGTCCTCCCCACGCCCCCACAGATCCGATCCACCAGCCGCCACTCGGAATGGCTGGCGAGTCGCCGAAATCTTCCTCCTCCGCGTCTGGAGGCGCCGCCGACGTGCCGCCGCCCTCGGAGGTGTGGGCGCCGAGCAACCTTCGGGAGGAGGACATACAAGATCTGGTGGAGCGCGGACTCATCCCTGAGAAGGAGATCTCGGGGTGGAAATGCTGCTTCGGGGAGGACCGGACGGAGACGGTCGTCTTCCGGTCCTTCTACGAGAAGGGCTTCCCGTTTCCCGTGGGGGCGTTCTTCCGCtggctcctcttcttctacgcGCTTGAGGTAACTCATCTCAAGCCGAACTCCATCACGCAGATCGCGATCTTCATTCATTTGTGCGAGGCATTCCTGGGAATTGCCCCACACTTCAACCTGTGGCGGGCCCTGTACCATCTGAGGGGGTACCCGTCCACCGCTCGCCGCGACGTGGTGGGCGGCGCCGCATTCTCGCTGCGCTAGGGCTGATCGTACCCAGCCCTGGAATTACACGACAGCAACAAGGGGTGGCACAAGGAGTGGTTCGTTGTGTCGAACCCGGTCCCTTGTCTGCCCGCCCGCACTGGCCGCGCGCCGGAGCCTCGCGCGTGCTGGGAAGAACAGCCGACCGAGGAGGTGATGGTCCAGGTGGACCTCCTTCTCAAAGAGATCGCCGGCCTGTCAGCCCAGGGGCTGACGGGCACCGTGGTGGCCCTGTCCTTCAGTAAGCGGCTGGTGCAGCCGATTCGGGACAGGGTACACCCCGGCTTTGAGTACTGGGGTCATCAGGACCCGACCCGGGGGCAGAACCGAAAGGTTCCCCGGGAAGAAGCCGCGAACCGGGTCGCCCGCATGATGTAAGGGCCGATCCGCGACCGCGGGTGCCCGAAGACACACTGCTTGAAGTGGCCGACTAGAGCCGTAAGTCTTCTTGTCTCTTCTGTGTTGTTTTGCTTTCTGTTCTGAATTGTTCTGTTTTTGCCTTGGAGTTGTTTCTACCCTGCTTCTTTGTATGCATGGCACCCGTTGGGTTGTAACCAACTCGGAATGCCTTTGTGAATGCAGGAAAAAGTTCTGGAGTTCTGGTCTCTCGCTCCCCTGCCAGAGGGGGATGCAGGGAAGGACACCGCCACCCTGGACGATCTGAAGAAGCCAGAGGCAGCAGATCTGGAGGTGTCGTTCGACTCGTCCATTGGGGACGGGCCGGATGTTGAAGTTGTAGGTGTCAGCGCCCCTCCGGCTgcgccgaggcggaggaggcgtgCCGTCAGGAAGATCCCAGCCTCCAAGGCTGGCTTGATGAGTGCCCTGCCCAAGGGAggctccgccaccgcctcgaggtCGGGGAGTGAAGAGCTGGGGGCGGAGGACGCCCCCGAATTGTTAGGAGAAGGCACCGGCGCTGACGCCGGGCGCGCTGAAGGGGAAGCGGCGGCCGGGCTGGCACGCATTGGAGGGATCAGATCTCCTCCGCTCATGCCCCGACCGCAGCCACCCGCTTCACCGCTAAGGCTGTCTTTCACTGCTCGCCGGAGCGCAGGGTAAGTGAAGTTTGCTTGTGCAGTCTCTTTTTTTGTTTAGGATCGCCACTTGTATCTTGACACTGTGAAATTTTGGCTTCACAGGAAGAGGAAGGCAGAGGGGTCCGCTGATGAGACCCGACGGGTCGAGTCGGCTAGCTCCAATCTATAAGTGGAGAGTCCACCGCGGTCCCGCGCTCGCCGGGTGGCGACACCAGGCGAGGCAGAGGCGGAGGACACCGGGCGATCCGTGGCCTGAAAGGCCGCACCGATGGGGATGGCAGAGGTGCCACCTGCGCCGCCATTGCCTCTGCCGCAAGAGACCCCGAGCCGGGAGTTGTACCCTGCTCATCATGGCCTTGTTCTGCCCGGAGTCCTGGTggtggaggagcaggaggccgagGGTGACGAGTCGGCCAGGGTGGCGGAGGAGCTCCAGGCTGCCGCGCGCCGTGCAGCGGAATCGGCCGAGGTAGGATGGCATCCCTTGCCTATGTATTTGTTTGTGTCGTACTGAATTTTGAGTTGATTGCCCTGTTCTTGTTAGGCACTGGCCGGCCTGAGCCAGCAGGCCGCCAAGAGGATGTAGGGGGCGCCAGCCGCGGACGGCCGACTCGAGCAGCTTGAGACCCGGCTGGCCGAGTTGGAGGCGCAAAACCACCTGCTAGAGAAGCAGTGGGCGGAGATAGAGAAGGCTGTCGCGGACGAGAAGCGGGGAAAGAGGTGTTCCACGCTTTGTGCTGACTCATTTGTATTCAAGCTAATCGATACCCTCTCAGGGCTAGAAAAGGAGGTCCGCACCCTGAAGCGCGACCTGACGGCCTGTGAGAAGGCCAACACCGAGCTGCAGGAGGCCGCAGAGGCCAGAGAGGGTGCCACGGAGGGCAAGCTCCGCCTGGAGCGCCAGGCGCACGAAGGTATGGTTCTGGAACCACCCTGTTTCCTTTCGGATCCGACTCGCGGGCAGTTAAGATGAAATCTTGCAGACAGGCGCGGAGGCCCAGCTTGCGGCGGCGGTCACAACCCTTGGCGAGCTTACCGGCAAGGTGagcgccgtcctcgccgcctttgagccggaaggcacggccgcggcggaggagctggAGGTGCGGCTGGAGACGGCGCGCGGGCATCTCGGCGTCATCTCCAGGGTGGTCGCTGAGGACACGGCCCAGTACACCCTGGGACTCGTGAAGTCCCACTTCCCGGAGGCCGACTTGGAGCCGATTGGTGACGGGATGGCGTCGGAGACCTCGGACCTCGCCTGGGCCGACTACCTCGCCGACGCCCGGCCATTCGCGGAGCGCGTGGCGGCCAACCTGAACCTGTAATTGTAGGAGCCGAAGGAAAATGATCAGCGGGTGGCCAAAAGaaacaatatttattttgtatgtaaATAAATTTGCATGTGTTTGTGTTGGATTCCGTAATCTGAGTTGCTGCTGAGTTGGCCGAGTAGTTAGGAACAGACGACCTTGCGATGTGCCTTTACTTGCCGGGTTGAGAGCTGATCATCAAGCGCGCGGGCGGTAGAAGGTGATGCAGGGTGGTTCCATTACGAATAGGGTTGTGCCCGCAACAACTGGTTACGTTGGGGGTGCCTGCGCTGCGCAGACTTGGACGAGTCGGACTGGCCGAGCCCCAACCCCCGAGTGTAAGAGACGAGTCGGGCTGACCGACACACAGCCCCCGAGCGTACTGGACGGGTCGGGAGAAACAAATACGAATAATTGAAGACTTTGAACTTTATTAATAACTGATGAGTAGAGTAcatatctcttttttttcttctatggATAGAAGCGACGAAGGTGTTCGATGTTCCATGGATTGCCCACGTCAGTTCCGTCTTAGCGTTGCAGCCTGTAGGTTCCTGGGACAACTACACTGCTCACAATGAAGGGTCCCTCCCATGGGGGAGTTAACTTGCCTCCGGGGGTCTGGACCCGTCGGAGTACCAGGTCGCCGATGTTGAAGTCGCGCTGTTGGACGTTTTTATCATGACAACGGCGTAGCTGCTGCTCGTACATGGCGTGCTGGAGGGCTGCCGTCAGATGGTGCTCCTCGGCTGAGTCGAGGTCTATTCACCGAGTTGTTTCGGCCTTGCCTTCGTCGTAGTTCTGGGTGTGCGGAGCACCAAAGGCAATATTCGTCGGGAGGATAACCTCAGAACCGTAGACCATGAAGAAGGGGGAGTAGCCGGTGGCCCGGCTTCTCTGCGTGCTCAGCCCCCCATACTACTTTGGGTAGTTCCTGGATCCACTTGGAGCCATATTTTTCGATCGGGTCGAAAATCCTAGCTTTGAGCCCCTGGAGGATCAAGCCATTAGCACGTTCCACCTGGCCGTTGCACCTGGGGTGAGCCATGGAGGCATAGTACACATCGATGCATCTTTCCTGGCAGAAGTCCCAGAATTCTGATCCGGTGACGGAGGTGCCCAGGTCTGTGATGATCCGATTGGGCACTCCGAACCTGTGTGTTATCTCCTGGATGAACTCGGCTGCCTTGGCTGCTGACGTGGTAGAGACTGGCTtcacctcgatccacttggtgaaattGTCGATGGCGACGAATATGTGGGTGTAGCTGCCTTGCACTGTTTTGAGGGGTCCCATCGAATCGAGTCCCCAGCATGCGAATGGCCAGGATGGAGGGATCGTCCGCAGAGCCTGAGCCGGGACGTGCTGTTGCTTTGAGAAGAACTGGCATCCTAGGCATCGTCTGACGATAGCTTGAGCGTCGGCCAGGGCCGTCAGCCAATAGAAGCCTAACCTGAAAGCTTGGCCCACCAGGGTGGAAGCTCCTGTGTGGTTTCCGCAAATTCCCGAGTGGATCTCGCTGAGGAGTCGGACTCCATCTGACTGGGAGATGCACTTGAAAAGGGTTCCTGAAGAGGCCGACTGCCTGAACAACTCGGtgccgtgggttacaagtaTGGGAAGAGATCTACTCGGGTTGTTTCATGGAATTaggtcggttgagatccctagatatccggaatACACATCCGcgccttgatcctgatcctTGGAGAAACCTTCCGACGTCTAGCCGAGTGCTTGTCCGCCGGGTAGTCGTGCAGTGTGACCCTGGACGAGTAGGTACCCAGTCGGGAGATAACTACTCGGCTGGGAGGTACCCGGATATACCTCCGTTAATGAAGAAGACTGCCCAAGTTCTGTACGCACTCAACTACCGCGAAAAGCAAGCAATGCTTTCAAACTTTGGATCGAGCATGGATGTGGTACTCAAGCCATGCAAAAGCTAATTATTGAAGACATACAAGCTACAAAGGTGGATACGTATACTCGTGCATGTGCACGAGCAGATTGGCCACGCCGCTCGATATTACTGCCGACGATCATCTCGACGACACAGCCACAGCTCTATCAACGGTCAAGCTTACGCCACCACTACAGCTACGACTACTTGGACAACTCAGACACGGCGATACGGCAGCTCGCCACCACTACAGCTATGACTACTTCGACAACTCAGACACGGCGATACGGCAGCTCGTGCTTGCTGCCATCAACAACGTAGACTAGCCGGCTAATCGCCGCATTTCGCTGACTGCTCCAGCATGCATGCCAAGATGGAAAAGAGAGCATCGGGCTGCCGCCCATGCATGTGCCACTCAAAATTTGCTCCAAACTCATTACATGTACGTGCAAGACTACCAGAGGACCAGCAGCTCTTGCCAACTGGTGTACATGTCGATCGCccaaggctccaacaaggaTGAAGCTGCCACTACTTCGGTTTCGCGAAGAAGCTTGCTACTTCACATCTACTTCAACTGCTCAGCCTCCACTACGAGTCCTCTCCTGCCCGTCAACAATTCCAGCCTGAGCTGAAGTTACGATCACTCTGACCGAGCAACGACGCTTGCCGACCCACCGGCAGCTATTACGCTCTCACAAGGATGCTCAGCGACGCGCCGGCAACTACTTCGACCTTTGCCGGTACGCAGCAGTGTGCGGCTGAAGGACTTAGCAATACACCCGGAAGCAAAAGCTGCAGCTCCACGCCACCAAATGAGGAAGTGGTCAGCAGCATGCACGTTACCTGGAAATTAAATTCAACTACGAGCAAGGATCAAGATTCGCCGTGGCTCTCGTTGGCCCCCGTCGACTATATATTCTCACCAACATCCGGCCACATCGACTACTCGGCCAACTCCAGCTCGATCCCAGACAGTCAGATCGTGCGGCCATCAATTGGGGTCACCCTGGATCAGATCGTGTGGTCACGACATTTGAGGCAGCCCAGCACTATttcagcaagcaagcaagccagTACCAGCCAGAAGAGGGAGACCACATGCAGGCACGCAATACTCAGGAACACAGAAGAGCTAAAGAGCTTGCTGTTCCGTCAGACCACAAGCACCAATGATGACGCCACCAATCTTGACTGCATGGCTCAACTTCAGCTCGGACGTTTGGCGATTCATCGACAACTActtcgactaccaacctttctttgttcagtCAAAGtcggcacggcctatcgagtagttgggctaagagacacgctcttcgcggccctagagacaagttctctattcTCTTTAGGAGTTACTCGAGCAACTACTTCGACtgccaacctttctttgttcagccaaagtcaaaggcacggcctatcgagtagttgggctaacaCTACGGGAAACtttcactttgccgtgtgcctagctCTTTACCGTGAGCAACATcatgggcacacggcaaacccaaTATATACCGAGTGCTGGCCACAAAAACTGATGGCAAAAATTAAGCACACGGTAAATTaattttttgccgagtgcgaccaaaaaaacacacggcaaattgagttgttgccgagtgcctagctgttggcacacgacaaagataAATTTTGCCGTGAGCCTAGctgttggcacacggcaaagatcaATTTTGCCTAGTGTCTTTATATGGCACACAAcaaatctgatttttttttctcctttgccTCCTAAACTTTTTATTCTCTCCTCATACTATATTTGGTACCCTGTGTTACAATATCGTACATTTGTAGGTATTTTTGCTATATTTCGTTAATATATTTCCCTTACATGAATATTTTAGAATAAATCCAATTTGCATTGCAAGTGCTTCGGATACTAGAATTTCATAAAAGGAAAAATGATATTCTTGTTGTTGAGTACATTTTGAGGCCGTGTACATAAAATGAAAGGGAATTTTCAACATCTCTAACACGAAATATGAGCACCAATGTGTCGCCGAATTATAGTTAAATTATATAATAACCAATCAAAGTCTGAAAATCAAGGAATTTTTCATGACATCAAGATATCATATGTGGAGGttgtgaaaaaaaattagaatgttTCGCACAAGTTATCACATACACTGCTTACAGAACGAAGAATCTCCGAAGAAGTTTCATAGAGTTAAAAAAGGACTGTTTCAGATTTCGAGTCAAAGTGACGATCAAATTATTGTTTGACATCAAAACTTTTTGTTAATTTTAGTTTGGTTCATGTGAAATTTTAgtaatttcaaaaaatatttaaagtatattgaaaaaatatatatgcaaatagtgtattttcaaatatggagaaaagagaaaaaataacacctttgccgtgtgtttaaTGTGGAgcacacgacaaacttatccggCCCAACAAAAAATCCCGGCCCGGCCCAACACACACACCTCCCTCCCCCACCACAAAACCCtaccacctctctctctcctgccgCCGCCAGTCTCCCactcctgccgccgccctccccctctccctcctctcctctccgtcgccaccaccgccacccctccCTC carries:
- the LOC120713275 gene encoding uncharacterized protein LOC120713275 produces the protein MGPLKTVQGSYTHIFVAIDNFTKWIEVKPVSTTSAAKAAEFIQEITHRFGVPNRIITDLGTSVTGSEFWDFCQERCIDVYYASMAHPRCNGQVERANGLILQGLKARIFDPIEKYGSKWIQELPKVVWGAEHAEKPGHRLLPLLHGLRF